Genomic segment of Gilliamella apis:
CCTCAATTGCCATTAAACAAGCTCCAACGCCCGGTTTATGGACTTCAATACCTAAAAAGTTCTTGGATGGGGCATTTTTTGCCATTTCAATTAATGAAGCGCCCATACCAAAACCGATTTCAAACACCACTGGTTTATTATCTTCAAAAACAATTGGTGAGATAGCATTGTACTCAACACCATAGATAGGCCATAAATGCGTTAAAGCCTGTTGTTGTCCTTTAGTTAAACGGCCTTGTCTTAATACAAAACTTCGTATTGTTCGTTTAGATTCTATTACTTGGTTATTTGTGTCTAATTGTTCACTCATTGCGTATCTGCTGTTAGGTTAAATAGGTTATTAGGATAATTGAGCATCTTAGCTATATAGTAGTTTACCTGATTTTTTATTCACTTCAAAAAAACATCTTATTAACTTAGTTTTTTATATATTAATGTGATGAATGTAAAATATTTTTAATAAATTTTTATAATGTGGTTGAGCATAATCTGTAAATGATTATATAATTGTGATCCCGATTTAACCGATTACGTTTTATGTAATCATGATTACATGCTTGAGGATTTCTCGTGCCTGATATGAAGCTTTTTGCTGGTAACGCCACACCCGAACTAGCAAAACGTATAGCTAATCGTCTTTATACTTCTCTTGGTGATATTATTGTTAGCCGTTTTAGTGACGGTGAAGTAAATGTCCAAATTAATGAAAATGTCCGTGGTGAAGATGTTTTTATTATCCAATCAACTTGTGCGCCTACCAATGACAATTTAATGGAATTATTAGTGATGATTGATGCGATGCGTCGAGCATCTGCTGGTCGTATTACTGCTGTTATTCCTTATTTTGGTTATGCAAGACAAGATCGTCGCGTACGTTCAGCCCGTGTGCCTATTACAGCCAAAGTTGTTGCTGACTTTTTATCGACTGTAGGTGTTGATAGGGTTTTAACCGTTGATCTTCATGCTGAACAGATTCAAGGTTTCTTTGATGTACCCGTTGATAATGTGTTTGGTAGCCCTGTTATTTTAGAAGATATGTTGCAACGTGATTTTGAACGCCCAATCGTGGTATCTCCAGATATTGGTGGTGTGGTTCGTGCTCGTGCTATTGCTAAACTTTTAAATGACACTGATATGGCTATTATCGATAAACGTCGTCAACGAGCTAACGAAGCAGAAGTGATGAATATTATCGGTGATGTTGCTGATAGAGATTGTATTTTAGTTGATGACATGATCGATACGGCAGGAACACTTTGTAAAGCGGCTGATGCATTAAAAGCTCGTGGCGCAAAACGTGTCTTTGCTTATGCAACTCACCCAATTTTCTCAGGAAAAGCTGTAAGTAACATTAAAGACTCTGCTATTGATGAAATTGTAGTTTGTGACACAATTCCATTAACAGCGGAAGTTAAAGCATTGAAAAATGTGCGTCAACTTACATTATCAGGTATGCTTGCTGAAGCAATTCGACGTATTAGTAACGAAGAATCGATTTCAGCAATGTTCCATCAATAATCTTTTCTTCTGAATTAGATAAATGCCCCTATTAGGGGCTTTTTTGTAATAACAGGATAATTAACGATTAAACTATTATGTCAACAATCAAACTAATTGTAGGGTTAGCCAATCCGGGTAATGAATATGCCGCAACTCGCCATAATGCGGGAGCTTGGTATGTTGATTTACTTGCTGAACGTTATAATCAACCATTAAAAAATGATCCTAAATTTTTTGGATATAGTTCTCGAATTAACATCAATGGGCATGATGTTCGTTTGTTAGTACCAACTACCTTTATGAATTTAAGTGGTAAAGCAGTGCAAGCAATGGCTTCTTTTTATCAAATTAAGCCTGATGAGATATTAATTGCTCATGATGAGTTAGATCTTAATCCAGGGATTGCCAAATTAAAATTTGGCGGTAGTCATGGTGGCCATAATGGCTTAAAAGACATTGCCAGTAAACTTGGCAATAATCTGAATTTCTATCGATTAAGAATTGGCATTGGCCATCCAGGCGATAAAAATAAAGTAGTTGGTTATGTCTTAAATAAACCCTCTAAACCGGAGCAAGAATTAATTGATAAAGCTATTGATGAATCAGTCTATTGTACTAATATTTTATTAACTGATGGAATTGAAAGTGCGATGAATCGTTTGCATGCATTTAAAGCTTAAAGTTGTTAACAATAGCGTGTTTTAATTAATTGACTATAAAAAAATCCACCTGATAAACAGGTGGATAACAAATCACGTATCAATTCTGATTAAGAAAATAAATGAGAAACATTACCACCTTTTTCAGCTATTTTCTTCATTACTTCTTTTATTAACCATGTATTCATCGATGCGGTATCGTCAGTACTGCCGGTATAATCAAGTTCGGCGGCGAGTTTTTTACGTGCATCTAAACTACTATCGATACCTAATAATTTCAATAAATCAACAATAGATGTTTTCCAATTAAGTTTTTCTGGAAATTTTTTAGCCAAATTATCCAAAATTGACATGACATCGATCTCAGATATCGGCGCTTTGTTGTCCGATGTGTTTTGTTGATTTTGATCGGAATTACTATTATTTGTGTTATTACTTGAAGTATTATCTGAAGTTTTGTCTTTTACTGTGTCAGTGATTTTATCAACTTGCTCTTTCACTGCATCTTTAGCATGACCTACAGCGGCTTGTGCGCTTGGAAATATTTTTGAAAAAATATTATTTAAGATACCCATATTACACCCCTTATGTTTAAACTGCTTATTAAAAAACTGCTTAACGATATAGATGTAGAAAATATCCCTTTAAGTATAGCGGTTAAGTATAAATTATGTCAAAACCACAATCCTTTAATAGCATTTTTTGTAATATTGCTTATAAACGCAAAAATATTGACTGCTTTTATTAGGTATTCTTGTTTAGGCTATTTAACTATTAATTTAAACAGGTTTATCTTTTGGCTCTATAAATTTATTGTACCAATTATATAAATATGTGTGATATGTATCGCGATTTTTTAAATATTTTTAATATATTGGTTAAAAATACTAGCATATTTGGTTTACCAATTGTAATATGGATTTTATTAATTCACTTTAAACAATAGAAAACAGGTATAGACTAAGAAATTGGCTTGCAAATTTAATTCTTTAATTTGATTAAAAATGTTTCAATTAGTAGATATCAATGATAATTCTGAAAAATAATTATTTATAGTAAAAACATCCTAACTATATAAGGAAAATAGCGTGTATATCACGCTATTTTTATATGTAAATTATGGAAAATAAAAAAAGCCCATAATCAGGGCTTTCAATACAGAAAAATTATTTTTTATTCGAAAAATGCACGTTTAATTGCGTATTCAACCCCCCGGATTTCAGCTAAACCTCTTAAGCGTCCTATTGCCGAATAACCTGGATTAGTTTTCTTTTTAAGATCATCAAGCATCTGGTGACCATGATCAGGACGAACGGGTATTAAACGGTTTATGCCAGCCTTTTTGCGACGTTCTTCTTCCGCAATAAGTACTTTTATTACGCCATACATATCAACGTCTCCAGCTAGGTGATCGCCTTCGTGGAAAGATAATGGATTATCTTCACGTACTGTTGCACGTAGATGAATAAAATAAACTCGATCGGCAAATTTTTCAGCCATAGTAACTAAATCATTATCACTACGAACACCATAAGAGCCAGTACAAAAGCAAAAACCATTATGGATACTATCAACAGTCTCTTTTATCCATTGCATATCTTCAATCGTTGAAACAATGCGAGGTAGACCTAAAATCGGTCTAGGAGGATCATCTGGATGAACAGTTAATACAACG
This window contains:
- a CDS encoding ribose-phosphate pyrophosphokinase is translated as MPDMKLFAGNATPELAKRIANRLYTSLGDIIVSRFSDGEVNVQINENVRGEDVFIIQSTCAPTNDNLMELLVMIDAMRRASAGRITAVIPYFGYARQDRRVRSARVPITAKVVADFLSTVGVDRVLTVDLHAEQIQGFFDVPVDNVFGSPVILEDMLQRDFERPIVVSPDIGGVVRARAIAKLLNDTDMAIIDKRRQRANEAEVMNIIGDVADRDCILVDDMIDTAGTLCKAADALKARGAKRVFAYATHPIFSGKAVSNIKDSAIDEIVVCDTIPLTAEVKALKNVRQLTLSGMLAEAIRRISNEESISAMFHQ
- the pth gene encoding aminoacyl-tRNA hydrolase yields the protein MSTIKLIVGLANPGNEYAATRHNAGAWYVDLLAERYNQPLKNDPKFFGYSSRININGHDVRLLVPTTFMNLSGKAVQAMASFYQIKPDEILIAHDELDLNPGIAKLKFGGSHGGHNGLKDIASKLGNNLNFYRLRIGIGHPGDKNKVVGYVLNKPSKPEQELIDKAIDESVYCTNILLTDGIESAMNRLHAFKA
- a CDS encoding DUF3597 domain-containing protein, producing the protein MGILNNIFSKIFPSAQAAVGHAKDAVKEQVDKITDTVKDKTSDNTSSNNTNNSNSDQNQQNTSDNKAPISEIDVMSILDNLAKKFPEKLNWKTSIVDLLKLLGIDSSLDARKKLAAELDYTGSTDDTASMNTWLIKEVMKKIAEKGGNVSHLFS